One window of Quercus robur chromosome 12, dhQueRobu3.1, whole genome shotgun sequence genomic DNA carries:
- the LOC126710135 gene encoding desiccation-related protein PCC13-62-like yields the protein MASPILFSAFLFILTLELDASQVMAAPDCGPIQATDVDRIEFALNLEFLEAEFFLNGALGRGLDSFAPSFAKGGPPPIGAKKANLDPLVAKIIEEFGYQEIGHLRAIINATGGIPRPLLDLSTQTFANIFNQAFGFKLTPPFDPYLNTINYLLASNLIPYVGLVGYVGTIPDLTSSDFRRLVAGLLGVEAGQDAVIRALLYERVNEIVLPYGKTVAEFVNRTAELKNRLANCGIKDEGIIVPQSLGAENRTNNNILSANTDSLSYARTPPEILRIVYGTGSENKPGGFYPNCAGGNIARRYLSPA from the exons ATGGCTAGTCCAATTCTCTTCTCTGCCTTTCTCTTTATTCTTACACTAGAACTAGATGCCAGCCAGGTCATGGCTGCTCCCGACTGTGGACCAATTCAAGCCACTGATGTTGATCGGATTGAATTTGCTCTGAACCTTGAATTCCTAGAAGCTGAGTTTTTCTTGAATGGTGCACTTGGTCGTGGACTTGACAGTTTCGCTCCATCTTTTGCTAAGGGAGGTCCGCCTCCCATTGGTGCCAAGAAGGCCAATCTTGACCCTCTTGTTGCTAAGATCATCGAGGAATTTGGTTATCAGGAAATTGGCCATCTTAG GGCTATTATTAACGCAACAGGTGGAATTCCAAGGCCTCTGTTGGATCTCAGCACTCAGACTTTCGCAAACATTTTTAACCAAGCTTTTGGTTTCAAATTGACCCCTCCATTTGACCCTTATCTTAACACAATCAATTACTTGTTAGCAAGCAATTTGATCCCTTACGTAGGGCTTGTGGGTTATGTTGGCACCATTCCAGACCTTACAAGCAGTGATTTTCGAAGG TTGGTTGCTGGGCTTCTAGGAGTGGAGGCTGGACAAGATGCAGTTATACGAGCATTACTTTATGAGAGAGTCAACGAAATAGTGCTGCCATATGGAAAAACCGTGGCCGAGTTCGTTAACCGTACTGCTGAGCTTAAAAATAGGCTAGCCAATTGTGGTATCAAAGATGAAGGCATAATAGTACCTCAATCCCTTGGTGCAGAGAATCGTACAAACAATAACATCCTTTCAGCTAATACAGATTCCCTTTCGTATGCTCGGACACCACCTGAGATCTTAAGGATAGTGTATGGAACTGGTAGTGAGAACAAGCCTGGTGGGTTTTATCCTAATTGTGCAGGTGGGAACATTGCAAGGCGATATCTTAGCCCAGCATAA